One genomic region from Oncorhynchus gorbuscha isolate QuinsamMale2020 ecotype Even-year linkage group LG13, OgorEven_v1.0, whole genome shotgun sequence encodes:
- the LOC123992465 gene encoding probable asparagine--tRNA ligase, mitochondrial: MNTVVVISLCFRITYTEAINILNSSSKTFAFKTDWGSDLQTEHEKYLVKHCGNVPLFVTDYPYDLKPFYTRDNQDQPLHTAAAVDLLAPGVGEMCGGSLREERLDLLKTRLAQAGLDEPYGWYLDLRRFGSVPHGGFGMGFERYLQCVLGVDNIKDVIPFPRYSRSCLL; the protein is encoded by the exons ATGAATACTGTTGTTGTTATATCTCTTTGCTTCAGGATAACCTACACAGAAGCCATAAACATCCTCAACAGCAGCTCCAAGACATTTGCTTTCAAAACAGAT TGGGGCTCTGACTTGCAGACAGAGCATGAGAAGTACCTGGTGAAACATTGTGGCAATGTTCCTCTCTTCGTCACAGATTATCCCTATGACCTGAAGCCCTTCTACACACGAGACAACCAGGACCAGCCGCTACACACT GCAGCAGCAGTAGACCTATTAGCCCCCGGAGTAGGAGAGATGTGTGGAGgttctctgagagaggagagactggaccTATTGAAGACACGTCTGGCACA GGCTGGTTTGGATGAGCCATACGGATG GTATTTGGATCTGAGACGGTTTGGTTCTGTCCCTCACGGTGGGTTTGGTATGGGCTTTGAGCGTTACCTGCAGTGTGTTTTGGGGGTCGACAACATCAAAGACGTTATTCCATTCCCCAGATACTCCCGCTCTTGCCTTCTGTAa